A window of the Synchiropus splendidus isolate RoL2022-P1 chromosome 6, RoL_Sspl_1.0, whole genome shotgun sequence genome harbors these coding sequences:
- the timm17a gene encoding mitochondrial import inner membrane translocase subunit Tim17-A: protein MEEYAREPCPWRIVDDCGGAFTMGAIGGGIFQAVKGFRNAPSGMSHRMKGSLTAIKTRAPQLGGSFAVWGGLFSMIDCGLVKVRGKEDPWNSITSGAMTGAILAARNGPVAMFGSAAMGGILLALIEGAGILLTRFASFPIEQPLPEDPAPASMPTPSFGDYRQYQ, encoded by the exons ATGGAGGAGTATGCCAGAGAGCCGTG TCCCTGGAGGATTGTGGACGATTGTGGGGGGGCCTTCACGATGGGAGCCATCGGAGGAGGAATATTTCAGGCAGTCAAAGGCTTCAGAAATGCTCCTTCG GGGATGAGTCATAGGATGAAAGGCAGTCTGACAGCTATTAAGACCAGAGCTCCACAGCTGGGAG GCAGCTTTGCAGTTTGGGGAGGCCTCTTCTCCATGATTGATTGTGGTTTGGTGAAAGTGCGAGGTAAGGAAGATCCCTGGAACTCGATTACAAGCGGCGCCATGACTGGAGCCATCCTTGCTGCCAGAA ATGGTCCTGTGGCCATGTTCGGCTCTGCTGCCATGGGAGGAATTCTCCTGGCCTTGATAGAAGGTGCTGGAATCCTGCTCACTAGATTTGCTTCATTCCCAATTG AGCAACCGTTACCGGAGGATCCTGCCCCTGCCTCCATGCCCACTCCTTCCTTTGGAGACTACAGACAGTACCAGTGA